From Carassius auratus strain Wakin chromosome 1, ASM336829v1, whole genome shotgun sequence, the proteins below share one genomic window:
- the mvb12a gene encoding multivesicular body subunit 12A isoform X1, whose translation MSVLGSSSAPCRPITAVAWVSNSSGCPGHFTLISQTEDGASANFIRGFAIKSGYFLCYSKDLSAGMVVADVQVITDKETIPHGYCYIPEFLEQKASVGKKKRICVRLVPMGSVTTAVLDLKLTVKNKTMVQQYTCLGDMNGFVVWCLKGQFSTPVPQAKPRRVSLDMRSLSLEGAGPPQPLRPSNPSDVSSKVSFRRSKLDTNNLMEDVNDSGNHSNHSSIHSITGMDGVPFSLHPKFSSQSDTKVSASILSDIRIRSVQDIENEYNYTFAVEEQAARRLCPSVSS comes from the exons ATGTCTGTGTTGGGGTCCTCGAGCGCCCCCTGCAGGCCCATCACTGCAGTGGCCTGGGTGTCTAACAGCAGCGGCTGCCCTGGTCACTTCACCCTG atcagTCAGACTGAGGATGGAGCCTCGGCTAACTTCATCCGAGGGTTTGCCATCAAGTCAGGATACTTCCTGTGTTACAGTAAG GATCTGTCCGCTGGGATGGTTGTAGCAGATGTGCAGGTGATTACGGATAAAGAGACGATTCCTCACGGTTACTGCTACATCCCAGAATTCCTGGAGCAAA aggcATCTGTTGGGAAGAAGAAACGCATATGTGTGCGGCTCGTTCCCATGGGCAGTGTTACGACGGCTGTTCTAGATCTCAAACTGACAGTCAAGAATAAGACCATGGTTCAGCAGTACACCTGCCTGGG gGACATGAATGGCTTCGTGGTGTGGTGTTTAAAGGGCCAGTTCTCCACTCCAGTGCCTCAGGCCAAGCCTCGCCGTGTCAGTCTGGACATGCGCAGTCTCTCGCTGGAAGGAGCCGGACCCCCGCAGCCTCTCAGACCCAG CAATCCTTCTGATGTCTCATCAAAAGTCAGCTTTCGGCGCAGTAAGCTTGATACGAACAACCTGATGGAGGATGTGAATGACAGTggtaaccatagcaaccataGCAGCATCCACAGTATCACAG GAATGGATGGAGTTCCTTTCAGTCTACACCCGAAGTTCAGTTCTCAGTCAGAcacaaag gtgtCTGCGAGCATCCTGAGTGACATCCGCATCAGATCAGTGCAGGACATCGAGAACGAG TATAACTACACGTTTGCGGTGGAGGAACAGGCAGCAAGGAGACTCTGTCCGTCAGTGAGCAGCTGA
- the mvb12a gene encoding multivesicular body subunit 12A isoform X2: protein MSVLGSSSAPCRPITAVAWVSNSSGCPGHFTLISQTEDGASANFIRGFAIKSGYFLCYSKDLSAGMVVADVQVITDKETIPHGYCYIPEFLEQKASVGKKKRICVRLVPMGSVTTAVLDLKLTVKNKTMVQQYTCLGNPSDVSSKVSFRRSKLDTNNLMEDVNDSGNHSNHSSIHSITGMDGVPFSLHPKFSSQSDTKVSASILSDIRIRSVQDIENEYNYTFAVEEQAARRLCPSVSS from the exons ATGTCTGTGTTGGGGTCCTCGAGCGCCCCCTGCAGGCCCATCACTGCAGTGGCCTGGGTGTCTAACAGCAGCGGCTGCCCTGGTCACTTCACCCTG atcagTCAGACTGAGGATGGAGCCTCGGCTAACTTCATCCGAGGGTTTGCCATCAAGTCAGGATACTTCCTGTGTTACAGTAAG GATCTGTCCGCTGGGATGGTTGTAGCAGATGTGCAGGTGATTACGGATAAAGAGACGATTCCTCACGGTTACTGCTACATCCCAGAATTCCTGGAGCAAA aggcATCTGTTGGGAAGAAGAAACGCATATGTGTGCGGCTCGTTCCCATGGGCAGTGTTACGACGGCTGTTCTAGATCTCAAACTGACAGTCAAGAATAAGACCATGGTTCAGCAGTACACCTGCCTGGG CAATCCTTCTGATGTCTCATCAAAAGTCAGCTTTCGGCGCAGTAAGCTTGATACGAACAACCTGATGGAGGATGTGAATGACAGTggtaaccatagcaaccataGCAGCATCCACAGTATCACAG GAATGGATGGAGTTCCTTTCAGTCTACACCCGAAGTTCAGTTCTCAGTCAGAcacaaag gtgtCTGCGAGCATCCTGAGTGACATCCGCATCAGATCAGTGCAGGACATCGAGAACGAG TATAACTACACGTTTGCGGTGGAGGAACAGGCAGCAAGGAGACTCTGTCCGTCAGTGAGCAGCTGA